GACCGCGAGCAGGCGGCGCTTCGCGACCGACACGGAGACGAGTCACGGCGGCTGAACGAGTTCCGCGATCGCCGCGAGCCGCTTCCCAAGCGCCTCTCCGAGGCGCTGCGCCGCTTCGAGAGCCACGAGTGGGAGGATGCCGAGGCCGAAGCCGCCTACCGCGAGCTGCTCGAGGAGCAGGAGGAGATCCGCGCGCTCGAGGACTTCCAGGCGCGAAACCGCCAGCAACTCCGCGGCGGACGCAGTCTCGGCTACGACGAGGCGCTCGAGCTGATGCGCCAGGTCGAGCGGCTGGGCCAGATGGCGCGAAACCTGCTCGAGGGGAACTTCGAATCGATCTCGCTCGACGAGCTTCGCGAGCTCGCGGGCGAGGAGGGCGTCGAGTCGCTGCTGATCCTGCGCGATCTGCGCGGGCGGCTCGAGCAGGCGGGCTACGTTCGCGACGGCTCGGGGGGACTGGAGCTCACGCCGCGCGCGATCCGGCGCATCGGCGAGCTCGCGCTCGACGACATCTACGGCGCGCTGAAGCGAGGCGCGCCGGGCGCGCACGCGACCGTGCACCGCGGCGGGGGCCCGATCACGATCGAGCGCAGCCGGCCCTACGTCTTCGGCGAGCCGGCGAACATCGACGCGGTCGCCACGGTGCGCAACGCGCTGCTACGAGACCCCGCCAGCGCCAGCGTGCCGGTCTCGATATCGCCGCAGGACCTCGAGGTCTGGGACACGGACCAGCAGACCGACACCACGACGGTGCTGCTGCTCGACATGAGCTGGTCGATGTCCTGGTCCGGACGTTGGCCCGCGGCCAAACGCGTGGCGATCGCGATGGACCAGCTGATCCGAACCCGCTACCCGCGCGATCGCTTCTTCACCGTCGGCTTCTACACGCGCGCTCGCGAGCTGCGCATCCCCGAGCTGCCGGAGCTGGTCTGGAACATGGAGGACCCGTTCACGAACCTTCAGGACGGGCTGCGCGTCGCGCAGCGCCTGATCGACCGGCATCCCTCGGCCAACAAGCAGATCATCGTGATCACCGACGGCCAGCCGACCGCGTACTTCGTCGGCGAGGAGCTGCGCGTCGAATGGCCCAGCGGCGTGGGCGGAACCAGCCCGCGCGCCAACAAGGAGACGCTGGGCGAGGTCTCGCGCGTCACGCGAAAGGGCATCACGATCAACACCTTCATGCTCGACGACGCGCCGGAGCTGATGCACTTCGTCGAGGCGATGACCCGAATCAACAAGGGCCGCGCGTTCTACACCACGCCGGGTCAGATCGGCGAGTACGTGATGGTCGACTACCTGTCGCGGAAGCGCCGGAAGATCCGCTGATGGCGAAACGCGCGACGGGCGGCGCGCGCGCGGCCGCCCAGGCGACGCGCGCGGCGGCAAACGCGGCGAGCTGGCTGCGCGACGCGGCGACGCTTCCGTTCACCTGGCGCCTGCCGCGCGACTGGGTCGCGCTCCCGCTCGAGCACGGCATCGCCCCCTCGCCCCCGACGCTGCCTCGCTTCCTGCAGCGCGGCCGGTCGCCGCTGCCGCTGCTCGCGCTCGACCTCGGGCTCTCGCTCGCAGAGCGCGATCCGCAATTGTGCGGGCTGGTGGTGCGACTCGGCGCAGCTCCGCTCGGCTTCGCGCGCACGGCGCAGCTCGCGCGCGGCATGGCCAGGCTTCGCGCGGCCGGCAAACGCGTCGTGGTCTGGGCGGCCTCGACCGGGAACGCGGGGGCCTGGCTGGGGGGCCTCGCCGATCGCTTCTGGCTCGCTCCCGAGGGTCGGCTCGAGCTCGTGGGGCTGCGCGTCGAGAACGTCTTCCTGCGCCAGGCGCTGGACCACCTGCGCGTGCGGCCGGACGTGTTCTCGACCGGCGAGTACAAATCCGCCGGCGAGATGCTCGAGCGCGACTCGCTCTCCGCTCCCGCGCGCGAAGCGCTCGAGACGGTGGTCGAAGATCTGTACCAGACGCTCGTCGCCGGGCTCGCGGCCGGGCGCGCGGGCACGGTGGAGCGCGCGCGCGAATGGATCGACGCCGGCCCGTATCTCGCGCGCGAGGCGGTGGCCGCGGGAATCGCGGACGGACTCGTCTATGGCGACGAGCTGCCCGCGAAGCTCGCCGAGCTCGACGACGGTGGAGCCCCGCAGCCAGCGACGGAGGAGCCGCGCGAGGCGCGCCCGATCCCCTTCTCCGCGTATCTGCGCGTGGCCCGGCCGCGCTTCGTGTGGCAGCCGGTCCGGGTCGGCCGGCCGGAGATCGCGGTCGTTCCGCTTCTCGGCGCGATCCGTCCCGGCGCGGGCGAGCCCTCCGGCGTGGTCGGCGTGCTGCGCGCGCTCGCAGAGCGCGAACCCGTCCGGGCCGTGGTGCTGCGGATCGACAGCCCCGGCGGCGAGCCGCTCGCCTCCGATCTGCTCTGGCGCGCGGTGCGCGTGCTCGGCGAGAAGAAGCCGGTGATCGCGAGCCTGGGCGATGCCGCGGCCTCGGGCGGCTACTACGTCGCGATGGCCGCGCACGAGATCGTCGCCGATCCGTGTAGCCTGACCGGCTCGATCGGGGTCGTGCTCGCCGGCCTCGAGATCGACGGGCTTCTCGACTGGCTGGGCGTCTCGCTCGACGGCGTGCAGCGCGGCAAGCACGCGGGCATCCACGACCTCGCGCGCAAGCGCACGCCCGAGGAGCGCGCCCACCTGCACCGGCAGGTCGAAGGCATCTACCGCAGCTTTCTCGCCAAGGCCGCCCTGTGCCGCGGTCGCAGCGAAGCGGAAATCGAGGCCGTTGCGCGCGGCCGCGTCTGGACCGGCCGCCACGCGCAGGAGCGCGGTCTGGTCGATTCGCTCGGCGGCCTCGACGACGCGCTCGCCCGTGCGCGCGCGCGGGCGGGTCTCGGAAACGACGAGGGCGACCCGCTCTACTGCACCCTGAACGTCCGGCCGTGGGAGCGCCTGCTCGCGCGCCGTCCGTTCGATTCGCGCGCCCGCGCATTCGCGCCGGAGCTGTCTTGTCCGATCCGCGTCCCGCTGCGCTAGCGCCGGTCGTCTCCGCCGAGACGCTGCGCGAGCGGGGCTTGCGCAGCTGTCTGGGCGTCGATCGCGTCGTGCTCGAGCTCGGCTTCGGCCGCGCCGAGCTGCTGCTCGATCTGGCCGAGCGCAATCCGGAGCGCGTGTACCTGGGCGTCGAGGTTTCGCGCAAGCGGGTCGAGAAGGCGGGACAGCGCGCGCAGCGGCGCGAGCTCGCCAACGTCTTCATGATCCACGCGCCGGCCGAGTACGTGCTCGAGCGCGTGCTGCCCGCCGACTCGGTCGAGGAGTGCTGGGTGAACTGCCCCGATCCCTGGCCGAAGAAGCGCCACTGGCGGCGCAGGCTGGTGCAGGCGCCGCTCGTCGCAGCGCTCGCGCGTGTTCTCTGCGCCGGCGCGGTTCTGCACATCGCGACCGATCACGAGGGCTATCGCGACTGGATCGCCGCCGTCATGGCCGCGCAAGACGCGTTCGTGAACCTGCACGCGCCCGAGGCCTTCGTCGCCACGCAGCCCGACCGGCGCGAGACCGCCTACGAGGCCGAATGGCGCGCCGAGGGTCGCGTGATCGCCTACTTCGACTATCGTAGGGCGAAGTGAACTCCCTGCTCGCACTCACCCCCGACGAGCTGCGCAGCCATTTCACGGCCGTCGGCGTGCCCGGCTTCCGCGCCGCGCAGGTCTCGAGCTGGCTGTACGCGCGGCGCGTGCGCGACTTCGCGGCGATGGCCAATCTGCCGCGCGCGCTGCGCGCGACGCTCGCCGCGACCTGGGACGCTCGAGCGCTCGAGCGCATCGACGTCCGTGAAGCCCCCGACGGCACGCGCAAGCTCGTGCTCGGCACGGCTGACGCCGCGCGAATCGAGGCCGTGCTGATTCCCGAGGGCCGAAGGCAGACGCTCTGCGTCTCGTCGCAGATCGGCTGCAGCCTGGACTGCTCGTTCTGCGCGACCGGCCGGATGGGCCTGGGGCGGAACCTGCGCGCCGAGGAGATCGTCGACCAGGCGCTGCACGCGAGCGACATCCTCGCGGCGGAAGGCAAGGCGCTCACCCACGTGGTCTTCATGGGCATGGGGGAGCCGCTGCTGAACCTCGCCAGCGTCGTGCAGGCGATCCGCGTGCTCACGCACGCCGAGGCGTTCGCGCTCTCTCCCAAACGCATCACGGTGTCGACGGCGGGCGTCGTGCCCAGGCTCGCCCAGCTCGGCGCTGCGGTGCCGGTTCGGCTGGCCGTGTCTCTGCACGCCACCACCGACGCGCTTCGCGACGAGCTCGTGCCGCTGAATCGCCGCTTTCCGCTGGCAAGACTGCTCGAGGCCTGCGCGGCGTATCCCGTCGCCAGACGCGACCGTCTCTCGTTCGAGTACGCGCTGCTCGCGGGCGTGAACGACTCGGACGTCGATGCGCGCAGGCTCGCGCGGATCGCGAACGGGGCGCGGGCCAAGGTCAATCTGATCCCGATGAACGAGCACCCCGCCAGCCCCTACCGGCGGCCGAGCGAGGCGCGGATCGACGCCTTCCTCGCCGCGCTCTGCGAGGCCGGCGCGAGCGCGACCGTCCGGCGCTCGCGAGGAGACGACATCCTCGCCGCGTGCGGCCAGCTCGGGGCGCTCTCCGGCGCGCAGGGCGGAGCGACAAGCGCGGACGCGAGCGGCCGATAAGAGCCGGCGAATGCTCTACGCGATCGGCGACATCCACGGCATGCGCGACGAGCTCGCGGAGCTTCTGGCGAAGCTCCCGCTCGAGCCGAGCGACCGCCTGATCTTCATCGGCGACTACGTCGATCGCGGCCCGGATCCGAAGGGCGTCGTCGATCTCCTGATCGAGGTCTCGAAGCAGCGCGAGTGCCTGTTCCTGATGGGCAACCACGAGGCGATGTTCCTGTCGTTCATCGGCTGGCAGGGGCCCAACTACTTCGGCAAGGAGGCGTTCCTGCACAACGGCGGCGAGACGACGCTCGCGAGCTACGGCTACTTCGAGTCCGACGCGAGCTTCGAGCTTCCGCCCGAGCACGAGCGCTTCTACCGCGATCTGCGTCTCTGGCACCTCGAGGGCGAGTACGCGTTCGTCCACGCGGGACTCTCGAAGGCGGCGCTCCCCCTCTCCGACGCGAAGTACGCGCTGTCGCGCGAGCGGGTGAAGGACCTGCTCTGGCAGCGCGAGACCGCGGACCTGCCCCACAGTCTGGGCGTGACGATCGTCTACGGCCACACGCCGCTCCCGGATTTCGGTGTAAGGTGGAACGTCCCATACTCGATCGGGATCGATACCGGGGCGGTCTACGGCGGGCCGCTCTCCGCGATCCGGCTCCCCGACGAGACCATCTTCCAGAGCCCCTGATGGACCTCACCCCCGAGCACGAGCAGATCCGCGACACCGTCCGGCGCCTCGCCGAGCAGGAGCTCGCTCCGATCGCGGCGAGAATCGACGCGGACGATTGGTTCCCGCGGGATTTCTTCCGGCGGCTGGGAGAGATCGGCGCGCTCGGCGTGCTCGTGCCCGAGGCGTTCGGCGGCAGCGGCGGCGACTATCTGGGCGCCGCGCTGATCATGGAAGAGCTCGCGCGCCACAGCGGCTCCGTCTCGCTCTCCTACGGCGCGCACGCGGTGCTCTGCGTCGGTGCGATCGCGCGCGACGCGTCCGACCAGCAGAAGCGGCGCGTGCTGCCGCGGCTCTGTTCGGGCGAGGCGATCGGCGCCTGGGCGCTGACCGAGCCGAGCTCCGGCTCCGACGCGCTGGGAATGCGCACGCGCGCCGTTCGCGACGGCGACGTCTACGTGCTGGACGGCAGCAAGACGTTCATCACCAACGGCTCCGAGGCGGAGACCCTGGTCGTCTACGCGCGCACGAACCCCGCGCTCGACGCGCACGGGATCTCGGTCTTCCTGGTCGACGGCAAGGCGTCCGGCTTCTCGTGCAGCAAGAAGCTCGACAAGATGGGAATGCGCGGCAGCCCGACCGCCGAGCTGCGCTTCGACGGCGTGCGCGTCCCCGTCGCCGATCGGCTGGGCGAGGAGAACCGCGGCGTGGCGATGATGATGCGCGGTCTCGACGTGGAGCGCGCGACGCTGGCCGGCGTCTCCGTGGGCCTGGCGCAGGCCGCGCTCGACCACGCGCTCGTCTACGCGCGCGAGCGCGAGCAGTTCGGCCGGCCGATCGCCGACTTCCAGATGGTGCAGAAGATCCTCGCCGACACGTACGTCGAGCTCACCGCCGCGCGGCTGCTCGTCTACGAGTCGGCGCGAACCTGCATCCGCCAGAGCAGCGGGGTCTCGAAGCTGGCGTCGGCCGCCAAGCTCTTCGCGTCCGAGATCGCCACGCGCGCGGGTCTGGCCGCGGTGCAGATCCTCGGCGGCTACGGCTACACGCGCGACTATCCCGTGGAGCGCATCGCGCGCGACGCGAAGCTGATGGAGATCGGCGCGGGCACGTCCGAGATCCAGCGCACGATCATCGCGCGCGACCTGATCCGCGGCCGCTAGTCGCTCGCTACCCGACTTTCTCGACGATCGGGATCACCAGCACGACGCCGGGCACGAGCTTGCCGAGATCGACGTCGGGGTTGTAGCGGCGGATCAGCCAGCCCGGCACGGCGTACTTCTTGTGCGAGAGCAGCCAGAGCGTCTCGCCGGGCTTGAGCTTGTGCTCGAGCGTGTTCGCGACGCGGAAGCTGCCGAAGAAGTCCTCCTCGATTCCCTTGTGGTACTCGAGCCGGCGCTGCTGGAAGACGTCGGGCGTGACCTTGGCGAAGTCGAGCCGCAGCGATTGCCCGACCTGGATCGGGCGCCGCGGTCTTAGCTTGTTCAGCCGCACCAGGTGCTGCGGCGTGACCTGGAGCCAGTCCGCGAAGTGGCCCAGCGTCTCGCCGGCCTCGACGATCACCCGGTCGCCTTCGACGCGCAGGAAATCTTCGCTGCCGGGCGCCCCGGCGGGGACGGGAGCGGCGGCGGCCGGCTCGATCGCCGCGACGACGACCGGCTCCGGCTCGGGAGCCGGCGCGGGCGCGGGCTCGGGCTTCGGCTCCGGGAGCGTCGCGGCCTCGGCGGTCCGAACGATCTCGATTCCGGGCTTCGCAACCGGCGCGGAGGCCCCCGAGCGATCGGGAATCTGCAGCACCTGACCCGGGTAGATGGTGCGCCGTGCGCCGACGTCGTTCTCGGCGGCGAGCGCCGCGACGCTGGTG
This genomic interval from Deltaproteobacteria bacterium contains the following:
- the sppA gene encoding signal peptide peptidase SppA yields the protein MAQRRGRNQPARQQGDAGRGLARHAKGHHDQHLHARRRAGADALRRGDDPNQQGPRVLHHAGSDRRVRDGRLPVAEAPEDPLMAKRATGGARAAAQATRAAANAASWLRDAATLPFTWRLPRDWVALPLEHGIAPSPPTLPRFLQRGRSPLPLLALDLGLSLAERDPQLCGLVVRLGAAPLGFARTAQLARGMARLRAAGKRVVVWAASTGNAGAWLGGLADRFWLAPEGRLELVGLRVENVFLRQALDHLRVRPDVFSTGEYKSAGEMLERDSLSAPAREALETVVEDLYQTLVAGLAAGRAGTVERAREWIDAGPYLAREAVAAGIADGLVYGDELPAKLAELDDGGAPQPATEEPREARPIPFSAYLRVARPRFVWQPVRVGRPEIAVVPLLGAIRPGAGEPSGVVGVLRALAEREPVRAVVLRIDSPGGEPLASDLLWRAVRVLGEKKPVIASLGDAAASGGYYVAMAAHEIVADPCSLTGSIGVVLAGLEIDGLLDWLGVSLDGVQRGKHAGIHDLARKRTPEERAHLHRQVEGIYRSFLAKAALCRGRSEAEIEAVARGRVWTGRHAQERGLVDSLGGLDDALARARARAGLGNDEGDPLYCTLNVRPWERLLARRPFDSRARAFAPELSCPIRVPLR
- the trmB gene encoding tRNA (guanosine(46)-N7)-methyltransferase TrmB, with the protein product MPRSQRSGNRGRCARPRLDRPPRAGARSGRFARRPRRRARPCARAGGSRKRRGRPALLHPERPAVGAPARAPSVRFARPRIRAGAVLSDPRPAALAPVVSAETLRERGLRSCLGVDRVVLELGFGRAELLLDLAERNPERVYLGVEVSRKRVEKAGQRAQRRELANVFMIHAPAEYVLERVLPADSVEECWVNCPDPWPKKRHWRRRLVQAPLVAALARVLCAGAVLHIATDHEGYRDWIAAVMAAQDAFVNLHAPEAFVATQPDRRETAYEAEWRAEGRVIAYFDYRRAK
- the rlmN gene encoding 23S rRNA (adenine(2503)-C(2))-methyltransferase RlmN codes for the protein MNSLLALTPDELRSHFTAVGVPGFRAAQVSSWLYARRVRDFAAMANLPRALRATLAATWDARALERIDVREAPDGTRKLVLGTADAARIEAVLIPEGRRQTLCVSSQIGCSLDCSFCATGRMGLGRNLRAEEIVDQALHASDILAAEGKALTHVVFMGMGEPLLNLASVVQAIRVLTHAEAFALSPKRITVSTAGVVPRLAQLGAAVPVRLAVSLHATTDALRDELVPLNRRFPLARLLEACAAYPVARRDRLSFEYALLAGVNDSDVDARRLARIANGARAKVNLIPMNEHPASPYRRPSEARIDAFLAALCEAGASATVRRSRGDDILAACGQLGALSGAQGGATSADASGR
- a CDS encoding serine/threonine protein phosphatase; its protein translation is MLYAIGDIHGMRDELAELLAKLPLEPSDRLIFIGDYVDRGPDPKGVVDLLIEVSKQRECLFLMGNHEAMFLSFIGWQGPNYFGKEAFLHNGGETTLASYGYFESDASFELPPEHERFYRDLRLWHLEGEYAFVHAGLSKAALPLSDAKYALSRERVKDLLWQRETADLPHSLGVTIVYGHTPLPDFGVRWNVPYSIGIDTGAVYGGPLSAIRLPDETIFQSP
- a CDS encoding isovaleryl-CoA dehydrogenase (catalyzes the formation of 3-methylbut-2-enoyl CoA from 3-methylbutanoyl CoA), with amino-acid sequence MDLTPEHEQIRDTVRRLAEQELAPIAARIDADDWFPRDFFRRLGEIGALGVLVPEAFGGSGGDYLGAALIMEELARHSGSVSLSYGAHAVLCVGAIARDASDQQKRRVLPRLCSGEAIGAWALTEPSSGSDALGMRTRAVRDGDVYVLDGSKTFITNGSEAETLVVYARTNPALDAHGISVFLVDGKASGFSCSKKLDKMGMRGSPTAELRFDGVRVPVADRLGEENRGVAMMMRGLDVERATLAGVSVGLAQAALDHALVYAREREQFGRPIADFQMVQKILADTYVELTAARLLVYESARTCIRQSSGVSKLASAAKLFASEIATRAGLAAVQILGGYGYTRDYPVERIARDAKLMEIGAGTSEIQRTIIARDLIRGR